The nucleotide window TTTACCTATCCGTAGCCCGCTGAATACCAACAGTAGTATCAAAGATTATTCCTACACCTCACCCTTATCGGCAACGGGGTCGGACTATCCTTGCAAGGGCTACGCTCGCGATCCCTTCGACTCAGTTGCCGAGTATACAGCCGGACAGGAATATGCAATCACTCTAGCCGGAACCGCAACTCATGGCGGTGGGTCATGCCAGGTTTCCTTGTCGTATGACATGGGTGAGACGTTCCGTGTCATCCACTCCATTCTCGGCCACTGCCCGGAACCTCTCCATTATTCCTTTCGAATCCCAGAAGACGCACCATACGGGCCCGCCCTGCTGGTATGGACCTGGTTCAACAAGATTGGAAACCGGGAAATGTACATGAATTGCGCGCAAGTGACAATTCAGTCTCCTAAAACAGATGTCGGGACGCTGCAGGGAGAGACGCAGCAGGCGTCATGGCTGGAGCGGCCCcccatcttcctcgccaaTATCAACGGCGAGGGGCAGTGTGTCACAATCGAAGGCGAGGAAGTGAGTTTCCCGATGCCGGGTGATAGTGTCGAAGGCACCGTTGCTGGTGGAACTGGGTATACATGCAGCAGCTCAGCTGCCTTTCTAAGCAAGGTTGCCAGCTCGCCTTCTTCGATCGCGTCTTCTATCCCCCTGCCAGCCCTAACTACGCCTAGGCCTGGGATCATACCACCAGGAGAAAACACATTGAGCACGCAATCGGCACCCTACACGGTCACCAAGAAGGACTCTAGTTCATCCACGATTCCTGCTGATTCTACGGGGTTAAGATACTCGACAGGAACTGGCACTAAGCCCGATATAACTGGGCATGTCTGCACACCTGGAGTAATGCAATGTTCTAGTGATGGTCATTCATTCTTCTTGTGTGATTCGGGAAGGCTTGTGCCAATGGgagctgttgctgcgggCACAATCTGCAGGAATGGGGCCATTTTTCCTGCAGGCTGAAAAGAGTAGATTGCTAGTGCGGGTTTCATGTACGAAAAGCCTAGGCGGACTACGTGTATACTCTCCTTGCTGTTTGTGCTACTATTGATCTTGGCTTTGGATGCGTACCTTGTTCAAATAGTGGTGTTGCgtcacatcatcaccagtgAGCGCAGACAAGCGTATGATCCCACTGCAGAAAAGGGTATGCTTAAAATGACTTCTATCCCATATATCAAGGTTTAGCACGGTGACATCTGCTGTACAATGCAGAAGATGAAACCACCGAATATGTAAGACTCGCTTGGCTTGACACATCCTGTTCTACTGTAAACGGACACGTGCGTCTTGTTAAAGATAAGACCAAGGGAACCCAAATCATCCAGTACCGTAGGTGAGAAACAACAACGACTTAAAGCTGATAGTAAATACTCGATTGTCGTTCAGTATTATCAGCCATTAACATCACCAGCAATCCGGCCAGGGTGCTGCCGTAATCGATGATGGTATAGTATCAGCTATTATAAAGACAAACACTGCCCTGATATACTgaggtactactactgccagGCACATTTGTTACATCGTTGACAAAAAGCTTCTTGAAAGACACACTGACGAACAAAGTCATTATCAGAGATGGCTACCGTGACGTCCATGTTTGGGATATTCGTGCTGGTGGCTGGAATGCCACCAAAGCCAAGCAATGATGCTTCCCGGCGCCAGGAGTATCTCCCCGGAGTTACTATCTCTAATTATCTTGCTAAGGATATCTTTGCATGGTCGGTCTCTAACACAACTGGTCCAATGATCGTAATTCCCTACCAGGAACAGTATTTTGAGTCGTGGAGAACCAGGGTGGATGGTGGCGGTATTTCAATCAAACTAGCCACTGAGCCAAATCAACGCAGTGTTCTGCAATTTGAGTATACCAAAATGGACGCGATCATCTATTGGGATGTGTCATACATCGACCTGGACCACGATTCCGATCTTTTCCAACATGATATAACGGTGACGTCGAATGACCCTTCTTGTCCAGTGGTGAGCT belongs to Aspergillus luchuensis IFO 4308 DNA, chromosome 3, nearly complete sequence and includes:
- a CDS encoding uncharacterized protein (CAZy:AA11;~COG:S;~EggNog:ENOG410QDDW); the encoded protein is MGETFRVIHSILGHCPEPLHYSFRIPEDAPYGPALLVWTWFNKIGNREMYMNCAQVTIQSPKTDVGTLQGETQQASWLERPPIFLANINGEGQCVTIEGEEVSFPMPGDSVEGTVAGGTGYTCSSSAAFLSKVASSPSSIASSIPLPALTTPRPGIIPPGENTLSTQSAPYTVTKKDSSSSTIPADSTGLRYSTGTGTKPDITGHVCTPGVMQCSSDGHSFFLCDSGRLVPMGAVAAGTICRNGAIFPAG